In one Juglans regia cultivar Chandler chromosome 11, Walnut 2.0, whole genome shotgun sequence genomic region, the following are encoded:
- the LOC108981230 gene encoding nicotianamine synthase-like has product MGCQEEPLVQQVRELFEQISSLKSLKPSKDVNMLFTQLVLTCMPPNPIDVTKLCKRVQEMRSKLIRLCGEAEGLLESHFSTILGSYENPLDHLHIFPYYSNYLKLSLLEFTILTQQYCTQYHVPNKVAFVGSGPLPLTSIVLASNHLTTTTFHNYDIDPLANSMAVRLVSSDPDLSKRMFFHTNDIMNVTTALKDYEVVFLAALVGMDKEEKVRVIDHLAKYMAPGALLMLRSAHGARAFLYPVVDPCDLRGFEVLSVFHPTDEVINSVVIARKYPMPTHSLEQQSLGPMILPNCKCSEIQAFNPFNHGNMIEDFSIEERQLS; this is encoded by the coding sequence ATGGGTTGCCAAGAAGAGCCTTTGGTTCAACAAGTCCGCGAGTTGTTTGAGCAAATCTCAAGCCTAAAGAGTCTTAAACCCTCCAAAGATGTCAACATGCTCTTCACCCAACTCGTGCTCACATGCATGCCACCAAATCCAATTGATGTAACCAAGCTGTGCAAAAGGGTGCAAGAAATGAGGTCAAAACTCATTAGGCTTTGTGGGGAGGCTGAGGGACTTTTGGAGAGCCATTTCTCTACCATCTTAGGTTCATATGAGAACCCTCTTGACCATCTCCATATTTTTCCCTACTATTCTAATTACCTCAAGCTTAGCCTCCTTGAATTCACCATCCTTACCCAACAATATTGCACCCAATATCATGTCCCTAACAAAGTTGCCTTTGTGGGCTCTGGCCCCCTTCCCCTTACATCAATTGTCTTGGCCTCCAatcacctcaccaccaccacctttcACAATTATGATATTGACCCTTTAGCCAATTCAATGGCTGTTCGTTTAGTTTCATCTGATCCTGACCTTTCAAAAAGAATGTTCTTCCATACCAACGATATCATGAATGTAACAACTGCTTTAAAAGATTACGAAGTGGTTTTCTTGGCAGCTCTTGTGGGCATGGACAAGGAGGAAAAGGTCCGAGTCATCGATCATTTGGCCAAGTACATGGCTCCAGGAGCTCTTTTGATGCTGAGGAGCGCGCATGGTGCTCGTGCTTTTCTCTATCCGGTGGTTGATCCTTGTGATCTTCGTGGATTCGAGGTTCTTTCGGTGTTTCATCCCACTGATGAGGTTATTAATTCAGTTGTCATTGCACGTAAATACCCAATGCCTACACACTCACTTGAGCAGCAGAGTCTTGGCCCCATGATACTGCCTAATTGCAAGTGTTCTGAAATCCAAGCCTTCAACCCTTTCAACCACGGCAACATGATTGAGGACTTCTCCATTGAGGAGCGCCAACTTTCCTAA